In Candidatus Cloacimonadota bacterium, the genomic window GTCGTACATAAAAATGTAAAAACTTTTTTTGAAGAGAATTCCGACTTTCTTCAGCACTTTGAGAATGAAATTGAAATAGTATCAGACAACAAGATTGAATTTGATAAGTTTCAGATTATTTCTCTCAAAGATAATAAGGAAATAACTTCAAAATATAATACTTGACACAGAAATAAGTAATCAATTCTTTGATTTTCTATAATTTGTTGGAAGTGTTTTAAGGAGACAGAAATGTATGCAGTAGTTGACTTTAAAGGAACTCAATTTAGAGTGGAAAAAGATCAGACTTTAGAAGTTCCCTTTTTGAAAAATAAAGAGATCGGAACTGAAATAGAACTCGATCGAGTCCTGTTCCTGAAAAATGATAATGACACAGTTGTCGGAAAACCGATAATCGAAAAATCAAAAGTGATCGCTGAAATAATCGCTCATAAAAAGGATAAAAAGATAATTGTCTTTAAGAAAAAAAGAAGAAAAGGTTATGAGAAAAAACAGGGTCACAGACAGAATTACACAGAAATCAAAATTAAAGATATCATAAATTAGATATATTTTGGAGTAAAGATAATGGCACATAAAAAAGGAGTCGGAAGCAGTAGGAACGGAAGAGACAGTAATCCGCAATATCTCGGTGTAAAAAAATATGGTGGGCAGCAGGTTCTCGCCGGAAACATCCTGGTTCGTCAAAGAGGGACAAAAATCCGCAAGGG contains:
- the rplU gene encoding 50S ribosomal protein L21 → MYAVVDFKGTQFRVEKDQTLEVPFLKNKEIGTEIELDRVLFLKNDNDTVVGKPIIEKSKVIAEIIAHKKDKKIIVFKKKRRKGYEKKQGHRQNYTEIKIKDIIN
- a CDS encoding 50S ribosomal protein L27, which translates into the protein MAHKKGVGSSRNGRDSNPQYLGVKKYGGQQVLAGNILVRQRGTKIRKGLNVGLGNDHTLFSLIDGFVKYETKKAGKKFVSVYAERN